GACGCCCGGTTCGACCTCGACGACGTCCCCGTCGCGCGCGCCGATGCGGGTCATGTGCCGCCCGACGTCGACGACGATCCCGCTCGTGAGCGACTGCCCGTTCGTCCCGGTCCCTCCCCCGCGCGCGGTGAGCTTCAGTTCCCGGTACGCCTCGCCCGCCGCGGCGCGCATGAGCGTCGCGACGTCCTCCGTCGTCCGCGGGTAGACGATGGCCTGCGGGAGGATCTGGTAGATGGAGTTGTCCGTCGCCCCGACGACGCGCGTCGCGAGATCGTCCGCGCAGTCCCCGCCGAACCCACCCCGCCGGATCTCCTCCAGGAACGCGAGCGTCCTCGCCGAAGCGGGCTCGAGCTCCGTCAAACGCGGGATCACGCGCCGTCTCTTACCACACGAAGCCTCCACCTCGCCTGGCGCGCAGCGCGCTCAGTCGAAGTCGCGCATCCTGGCGAGGCGGAGGGTCTTGGTGAGCGCCTTCACCGAAGCGGGCAAGACGCGATCGCACGGCGTCAGGTTACGGGAGCCCCCACTTGGAGCGAAGGCCCTTCTCGAGCGCGACGACCGCGGCGTCGGGGCGGCTCTCGTTCCAGTACACGAGCTCGCCGAGCGCGCCGTCGAAGTAGTTGTTCTCGCCGCCGGTGCGGCCGACGTTGACGGGTTGGCCGTTGCCGCCGCCGCCGGAGAAAGAGCCCGGGATCGTCTCCCTCTTCACGAGGGCGCCGTTGACGCGGAGCTCGAGCGTCGCCCCCGCGCGCCGCGCGGTCACCACGATCGGGCCCACGACGCGCGCGGTCGTGACGGCGGAGACCGATCGCGTCGCGTCGACGCCGCCCTCGGTGCCGAACTGCAAGCTGATGCCGAGGCGATCGGTCCGGACGAGGTCCGTGCCGCCGGGCGCGGCGGCGAAGGCGAAGTTTGCCCCGAGCTGAGGGCCCTTGAAGTGGGGCGCGGCCGGCTCGTTGCGCTGGAACACGATCCCGGACGCCTCGGTCAGCGGCGTCTTCGTGCCCGCGTAGCGCATGACGGCGACGAGCGTGAAGTTGCCGGACGCGGAGTCCAACGACGCGGCGGCGGCGGCGGGGAGCGTGAACCCGTGACGCTCGAAGACCACGGCCGGACGCCCGCCGAGCGCGGCGGGACAATAGACGCCGCCCGAGCTCGTCGCGCCGAAGGACGCGAGCGTGGGTCGTGACGGCGCGGCCTGCACCTGCGGCCATTCGGCGATCGCGCGCGCGGCGCCGCCGAGCTTGCACGCGTCGACGTGCAGCTGAGGCGCCCCGTACTCGGTCGTGGGATCGGCCCCGCACGCGGCCGGCGGCGTCGTCCCGCACAGGCGATCGAGCTCCGACGTCCCGGAGGTCCCCGACGTCGCGGACCCCACCGGCGCCCCCGCGGCGGGATTGGGGCTCCGCTTGTCGCACGCGACGACGAACGTCGCGCACGCGCCCATGACCACCAGCCCGCGGAAACGTCCTGCCCCGATCATCTCGGCATCCTCGCCTAGGATGCGGCCATGGGGAACCACGGATCGACCATCGACGCGTTGCTCGCCGCCGTGCTCGCCGAGCCGGAGGACGACGCCGCCCGCCTCGTCTACGCCGACGCGCTCCAGGCGGCGGGCGATCCGCGCGGCGAGCTCGTCGCGGTGCAGTGCGAGCTCGCGCGGCTCGGCTGCGGTCCGAGCGATCGACTCTTCCTCGAGTGGGTCGGCGACGCGTTCGCGGACGAGACGGCGCTCGCCGGCGGCCGCATCGCCAAGCTCCGCGCGCGAGAGGCGGCGCTCCTCAAGAAACACGGCGCGGCGTTCCACGCGGCGTGCCTCCCGCGCGGCGTGGCCCCCGCGCGGGTGACCTTCTGGCGCGGGTTCCCCGAGCGCGTCGCGTGGGACCTTCGCGCCCGCGTCGACGGCGGCGTCGAGGCGGTCGCCGCGCGGACGCCGCTCGACTACGTGATGCCGAGCAACGCGAAGAGCGCTGCCGAGCTCGCGGACTTCCTCGCGCGCCCTGCCCTCGCGCGCGTCCGCGAGATCTACGACGTGCACGGCCACGGCCTCGCTCCGTACGCCGACGCCCCGCTGCCGGGTCTTCGTCGCCTGCTCCTCAACCACACCGGCGGCCCGCACGAGCTCGCGCTCCTGCGCCGCGCGAAGTGGCTCCCGCGTCTGACGGGCCTCGTGCTCGGCGGCTTCTCGCTCGCGGACAGCGCCGCCGACGCCGCCGCCCTCGTCGCGAAGACGCCGAAGCTCGAAGAGCTGCAGCTCGTCGACACGCGCATCGGCGCCGCGGCGCTCGGCGCGCTCTCGCTCCCGAAGACGCTGCGCGTCCTCGCGCTACGGCACGCGAAGCTGGGGCCTGGAGAAATCGCGCCGCTCCTCGCCGAGCTCGCGGCGTCGGGCCTCGCCGCCCTCGATCTCCGCACGAACAAGCTCGGCGCGGCGGACACGAAGGCGCTCGGCGCCGGCTTCGCCGCGCTGCGCGTGCTCGATCTCGGCAACAACGACCTCCCCCGAGGTGCGCTCGCGGCGCTGGCGAGCGGCGAGGGCCTCGGCGCGCTCCGCAGCCTCGGGCTCCAGAAGTCCGGCGTCACCGACGCGACGCTGGCGACGCTCGCGAAGTCCCCGCTCTTCGCCCGCCTCCACGCGCTGGACCTCCGCAAGAACGCGTTGACCGACGCCGCGATCCCCGCGCTCGCCAGGGCGAAGAGCCTGCGGACGCTCCACGTCGGCGGCAACGGGCTCACGCCGAAGGGCAAGAAGGCGCTCCAGGAGACCAGGTCCCTCGCGAGCGCAAAGCTCTACGTTTGACGCCCCGCCGCGGCGCGGCCGACCGCCGCCGCAACCCTCCCCGATCGCGTGATACTTTCTGCGGATGCGTCGTTCGCTCCTCCTCCTCCTCGTGCTCGCGCTCTCGTGCGGCTCGCCGCGCCCCGCGGACAAGCGCGACGGGACCGCCCCGCCGCCGTCGGCGACCGCGTCGGCGCGCCCCGTCGACGCCGATCTCGCAGAGGCCCCGCGCGATCCGCGCGAGCCCCTCCTCGCGAGCGCGGCCGGCACGCTGCTCGGACAGCAGCACGTCCGCGCGCACGCGATCGACGACGCGATCTC
The DNA window shown above is from Labilithrix sp. and carries:
- a CDS encoding TIGR02996 domain-containing protein, encoding MGNHGSTIDALLAAVLAEPEDDAARLVYADALQAAGDPRGELVAVQCELARLGCGPSDRLFLEWVGDAFADETALAGGRIAKLRAREAALLKKHGAAFHAACLPRGVAPARVTFWRGFPERVAWDLRARVDGGVEAVAARTPLDYVMPSNAKSAAELADFLARPALARVREIYDVHGHGLAPYADAPLPGLRRLLLNHTGGPHELALLRRAKWLPRLTGLVLGGFSLADSAADAAALVAKTPKLEELQLVDTRIGAAALGALSLPKTLRVLALRHAKLGPGEIAPLLAELAASGLAALDLRTNKLGAADTKALGAGFAALRVLDLGNNDLPRGALAALASGEGLGALRSLGLQKSGVTDATLATLAKSPLFARLHALDLRKNALTDAAIPALARAKSLRTLHVGGNGLTPKGKKALQETRSLASAKLYV